Proteins co-encoded in one Papaver somniferum cultivar HN1 chromosome 5, ASM357369v1, whole genome shotgun sequence genomic window:
- the LOC113281171 gene encoding uncharacterized membrane protein At4g09580-like, with amino-acid sequence MEKRGEEIGVAQNQIKTSSSNGSKFPLTFWEVTIALSVVSSFVLGLLGVYLTLPTSDYSFLKLPRSLEDLQLLRDHLEDYTSDYTIQVLVGYLVVYIFMQTFMIPGTVFMSLLAGALFGVVKGVALVVFAATAGASSCFFLSKVIGKPLAVCLWPDKLTFFQNQVAQRRGGLLNYMLFLRVTPTLPNTFINVASPIVDVPFYIFFTATFIGLIPAAYVTVRAGIALGELRSLGDLYDFQSIATLFLIGVVSITPTLLSKNKS; translated from the exons ATGGAGAAGAGAGGAGAAGAAATTGGTGTTGCACAGAATCAGATAAAGACTAGTAGTAGCAATGGATCTAAGTTCCCATTGACATTTTGGGAGGTTACTATTGCTTTGTCTGTTGTTTCTAGTTTTGTTTTAGGGCTTCTCGGCGTCTATTTGACGTTACCAACTTCTGATTATAGTTTCCTTAAGCTTCCTCGGAGTCTTGAAGATCTTCAGCTTCTCAG GGATCACCTTGAAGATTACACGAGCGACTACACAATACAAGTTCTTGTGGGGTACCTTGTTGTCTACATCTTCATGCAGACTTTCATGATTCCTGGAACAGTTTTTATGTCGTTACTTGCGGGAGCACTTTTTGGAGTAGTCAAAGGTGTTGCTCTCGTTGTCTTTGCTGCCACTGCTGGTGCTTCATCCTGCTTCTTTCTCTCAAAAGTCATAGGAAAGCCTCTTGCAGTTTGTTTGTGGCCAGACAAATTGACATTCTTCCAAAATCAG GTGGCTCAAAGAAGAGGGGGACTGCTCAACTACATGCTTTTCCTAAGAGTCACTCCCACCTTACCAAATACCTTCATCAATGTAGCTTCCCCAATAGTTGATGTACCTTTCTATATTTTCTTCACCGCAACTTTCATCGGCCTAATTCCTGCTGCTTATGTGACAGTTAGG GCTGGGATAGCTCTTGGAGAGTTGAGATCTCTGGGTGACCTGTACGATTTTCAGTCGATTGCGACCTTATTCCTCATTGGGGTTGTCTCTATCACTCCTACACTTTTGAGCAAGAACAAGTCATAG
- the LOC113281170 gene encoding uncharacterized protein LOC113281170 has protein sequence MMVLRANKPVDSWSSIGVELGRFLKVKTNFHFQPFSANQSLFFLRNPSDRDHLLKIGVWSCNSYAFKFVNWSSKENLYTQSNNEVSSGSWVLIQGVPFSLWNQITFQTIGAKLGGLIQVSPFTANGWDISVMKLKVKGPLVVGFSKLRINFKSFPFSATVSLAIDQSENIISSFGRITIKKEELELSSTPKSPSQEEIPARSIPANQDEENPDFAVKGPAVDLSLDDFPVFATVQLGSKVSTSNGVQSQSLPLELTAHPAGASSAASPLRMLRHSEMLINGIIVNKGTHKVQTVTLDVVCEAHVPTSPTSVHTDENWVKHKQVGTFPKGFLDKMKGTNGDKYLDHYSTSSLSEDSAHILNQGGICSKFATDNIDPAAEIIPDTFDNSNCVVNIENGIGERVESLMDKRLQQSNGYFGKILEPCGSSSEMESKQVNGSFDSFVAETENWNSDKELEGPEFDLNQKESQMGVIQVL, from the coding sequence ATGATGGTCTTAAGGGCTAATAAACCAGTTGATTCATGGAGCTCTATTGGAGTGGAGCTTGGGAGATTTTTGAAGGTTAAAACCAATTTTCACTTCCAACCATTTTCGGCAAATCAATCCCTATTTTTCTTAAGAAACCCGTCGGATCGTGATCATCTGCTTAAAATTGGAGTTTGGTCTTGCAACTCTTATGCCTTCAAATTTGTAAACTGGTCTTCTAAAGAAAATCTCTACACTCAGTCCAATAATGAGGTTTCTTCTGGGTCCTGGGTATTGATCCAAGGGGTTCCTTTTTCTTTATGGAACCAAATAACTTTTCAAACTATTGGTGCAAAGCTTGGAGGTTTAATTCAGGTCTCTCCATTCACGGCTAATGGCTGGGACATCTCTGTTATGAAACTCAAAGTTAAAGGACCACTTGTTGTTGGTTTTTCAAAGCTTCGTATCAACTTCAAGTCTTTTCCTTTTTCTGCTACGGTCTCTCTTGCTATTGATCAATCAGAAAACATCATTTCGTCCTTTGGAAGGATAACCATTAAGAAAGAGGAATTGGAGCTAAGCAGTACACCAAAATCTCCTTCTCAGGAGGAAATTCCGGCGCGCAGTATTCCGGCAAACCAGGACGAGGAGAACCCGGATTTTGCAGTTAAAGGTCCAGCTGTTGATCTCTCGTTGGACGATTTTCCTGTGTTTGCAACGGTACAATTAGGGTCAAAAGTTAGTACATCCAATGGAGTTCAGTCACAGTCTTTGCCTCTTGAGTTGACTGCTCATCCAGCTGGTGCAAGCTCGGCCGCAAGTCCCCTTCGAATGTTGCGCCACTCTGAAATGTTAATCAATGGAATTATCGTGAACAAAGGGACCCATAAGGTTCAAACGGTTACTTTGGATGTGGTGTGTGAAGCCCATGTGCCCACTAGCCCTACATCTGTTCATACGGATGAAAACTGGGTTAAGCATAAGCAAGTCGGTACCTTCCCTAAGGGATTTCTTGATAAGATGAAGGGTACTAATGGTGATAAATATTTAGATCATTATAGTACTTCTTCGCTCTCGGAAGATTCAGCACATATCTTGAACCAAGGAGGGATATGTTCTAAGTTTGCCACCGATAATATCGATCCGGCAGCTGAAATTATTCCAGATACGTTTGATAATTCTAATTGTGTGGTGAATATAGAAAATGGGATTGGCGAGAGAGTTGAGAGTCTGATGGATAAAAGGCTACAACAATCCAATGgctactttggcaaaattttgGAGCCTTGTGGGTCTTCTTCTGAGATGGAATCGAAGCAAGTAAATGGCTCTTTCGACTCTTTTGTGGCTGAAACAGAAAATTGGAATTCAGACAAGGAATTAGAGGGTCCTGAATTTGATTTAAATCAAAAGGAAAGTCAAATGGGGGTGATACAAGTACTTTGA